The genomic segment GTCTGACGGGCGACTTCAACGTTAACGTCAAGACCCACATCGCCTTCCCATTTTCAACCAGCTCCAAGCACAGGTAACGATTTTATGTCCCGCGACCGCTATGGCGAACTACAAGCCTTCCTCAACGTTGCCCGTGAAGGCAGCTTTACCAAGGCTGCCGCGCTGCTGGGCGTTTCCCAATCGGCTCTGAGCCATACCATTCGGGGATTGGAAGCCCATCTGGGAATTCGCCTGTTACACCGCACCACTCGTAGCGTATCGCCCACCGATGCGGGACAGCGGTTGCTTGAGCGCATAGCGCCTCATTTTAATGATATTGATGCTGAAATTGCCGCTATCAGCGCCCTGCGCGACAAGCCTGCTGGCAGTGTGCGAATTTCCGCCAGCGATAATGTCGCTCAAAGCCTCCTCTGGCCCCGACTGGCACCGGTACTGCGCCAATACCCCGACATCCAGCTGGAAATTAATATCGATTTTGCCCTCACCAATATTGTCGAGCGACGTCTGGATGCCGGTGTTCGCCTGGGAGAGCAGCTAGAAAAAGACATGATTGCGGTGCCTATCAGCCCGGCAGTACGCATGGCCGCGATTGCCAGCCCCGGCTACTTCCAGCGCAACCCGATTCCCCAGGTTCCACAAGATTTACTGATGCATAATTGCATCAATTTCCGCCTGCCGACTTACGGCGGCTTGTACGCTTGGGAGTTTGAGAAAGATGGCCGGGAATTGAATATTCAGGTAAAGGGACAGCTCACCTGCAACACCAGCCAACAGGTCGTTGCGGCAGCATTAGATGGCACTGGCATCGGTTTTCTGACCGAAGACACCGCCATCCAATTCCTCCGTGAAGGGAAGTTGATACGCGTACTGGAAGACTGGTGCCCACCCTTTTCCGGCTATCACCTGTACTACCCCAACCGCCGCGAACCAACCCCGGCTTTCCAGATTGTGGTGGAAGCCTTACGTTGGCCACCTCGTTTCTGACGGCGATGCCCATCGGTTGGTATTGGCAGTTGGTATTGGCAGCCGTAAACCAAATGAGGCTACTTTACCGATTCCCACCAGCGGGTAAGCGTTTGCTCGGTATTTGCCGGTTTAACCCGCTCACCGATCACGGGCATCAGCAGCCGATAAGGCTGGCTGATGCTGGCGGCAGCCAGACGCTCCAGCAGGCGACGGCCATCAGCCTTCGAGGGCTGGCATCGATGACATATCAATCACAAAGCGATAACGCACATCGGACTTTTCCAGCCGCTCGTAGGCTTCGTTGATTTGATCCATACGGATCATTTCCACCTCTGGCAAGACACCGGTTTTGCCACAAAAATCGAGCATTTCCTGGGTCTCGGCAACACCGCCAAT from the Candidatus Thalassolituus haligoni genome contains:
- a CDS encoding LysR substrate-binding domain-containing protein, coding for MSRDRYGELQAFLNVAREGSFTKAAALLGVSQSALSHTIRGLEAHLGIRLLHRTTRSVSPTDAGQRLLERIAPHFNDIDAEIAAISALRDKPAGSVRISASDNVAQSLLWPRLAPVLRQYPDIQLEINIDFALTNIVERRLDAGVRLGEQLEKDMIAVPISPAVRMAAIASPGYFQRNPIPQVPQDLLMHNCINFRLPTYGGLYAWEFEKDGRELNIQVKGQLTCNTSQQVVAAALDGTGIGFLTEDTAIQFLREGKLIRVLEDWCPPFSGYHLYYPNRREPTPAFQIVVEALRWPPRF